Proteins from a single region of Oncorhynchus tshawytscha isolate Ot180627B linkage group LG03, Otsh_v2.0, whole genome shotgun sequence:
- the LOC112241961 gene encoding uncharacterized protein LOC112241961 isoform X4 → MATVRGKSHSLKYSKREAAIKEEKTLSKKSAHEDEEPHPKRGVSKQEPNTSEVALTEGGAPEQFEFQYGLEGPAFENGESSKSHLSIIKVEQLDSLLPDQTDSSCGSGSPGDSGPPGSSGSGSNTSLASQFFKKCHQAGCTQFIFSEFASRLSIITERIASQQASEEDFNLTLKVLEASGMLPEIFTKRDQEMEKRLGELQRETVAVRTARSAMRDACVMSFTSS, encoded by the exons TCGTTGAAGTACAGCAAAAGAGAAGCTGCAATAAAGGAAGAGAAGACACTGTCCAAGAAGAGCGCACATGAGGATGAGGAGCCACACCCTAAAAGAGGGGTGTCAAA GCAAGAACCCAATACTTCAGAGGTAGCCTTGACAGAAG GTGGGGCTCCAGAGCAGTTTGAGTTTCAGTATGGACTTGAGGGACCAGCATTTGAGAATGGGGAG TCCTCCAAGAGCCATCTGTCCATCATCAAAGTAGAACAACTGGACTCCCTCCTCCCAGACCAAACAG ACTCCAGCTGTGGTTCAGGGTCACCTGGGGATTCGGGGCCTCCTGGCTCATCTGGTTCTGGGTCCAATACTAGTCTGGCTTCACAGTTTTTCAAGAAGTGCCACCAGGCAGGCTGCACACAATTCATCTTCTCGGAGTTCGCCTCCCGCCTCAGCATCATCACTGAGAGGATTGCATCCCAGCAGGCCAGCGAGGAAG ATTTCAACCTCACCCTGAAAGTGCTGGAGGCCTCTGGGATGCTGCCAGAGATCTTTACCAAAAGAGATCAAG aaatggagaagagactgggggagctacagagagagactgtagcGGTGAGGACTGCCAGGTCTGCCATGAGAGATGCTTGCGTCATGAGCTTCACCTCATCATGA
- the LOC112241961 gene encoding uncharacterized protein LOC112241961 isoform X5 gives MESLKYSKREAAIKEEKTLSKKSAHEDEEPHPKRGVSKQEPNTSEVALTEGGAPEQFEFQYGLEGPAFENGESSKSHLSIIKVEQLDSLLPDQTDSSCGSGSPGDSGPPGSSGSGSNTSLASQFFKKCHQAGCTQFIFSEFASRLSIITERIASQQASEEDFNLTLKVLEASGMLPEIFTKRDQEMEKRLGELQRETVAVRTARSAMRDACVMSFTSS, from the exons TCGTTGAAGTACAGCAAAAGAGAAGCTGCAATAAAGGAAGAGAAGACACTGTCCAAGAAGAGCGCACATGAGGATGAGGAGCCACACCCTAAAAGAGGGGTGTCAAA GCAAGAACCCAATACTTCAGAGGTAGCCTTGACAGAAG GTGGGGCTCCAGAGCAGTTTGAGTTTCAGTATGGACTTGAGGGACCAGCATTTGAGAATGGGGAG TCCTCCAAGAGCCATCTGTCCATCATCAAAGTAGAACAACTGGACTCCCTCCTCCCAGACCAAACAG ACTCCAGCTGTGGTTCAGGGTCACCTGGGGATTCGGGGCCTCCTGGCTCATCTGGTTCTGGGTCCAATACTAGTCTGGCTTCACAGTTTTTCAAGAAGTGCCACCAGGCAGGCTGCACACAATTCATCTTCTCGGAGTTCGCCTCCCGCCTCAGCATCATCACTGAGAGGATTGCATCCCAGCAGGCCAGCGAGGAAG ATTTCAACCTCACCCTGAAAGTGCTGGAGGCCTCTGGGATGCTGCCAGAGATCTTTACCAAAAGAGATCAAG aaatggagaagagactgggggagctacagagagagactgtagcGGTGAGGACTGCCAGGTCTGCCATGAGAGATGCTTGCGTCATGAGCTTCACCTCATCATGA